The Fimbriimonas ginsengisoli Gsoil 348 genome window below encodes:
- a CDS encoding glycosyl hydrolase: MLAALALTAMLAAQNPILAGFKDVPPESRMRMYFRVFGPAWTKPEIDAHLDDAKQAGLGGLVAYFMYPVAIDDVARGIVNQRFGSPEFLSTFAYAAAEARRRQLRFGVNGGTGWPFGGPSVTPADAAKKLIEVVVPNGKPVPTLKPNERLIATSGNRLYIETPTGQNVKRAAFGAEGLVLDHFNEGALTRWLEANVRPILDQSKGNVDALGCDSLEVYSANWASDLPAQFKRRRGYELIPKLPQAFSDKSPEGDAVRFDYWRTLMELTAERFTKPLGDWSRKHRVKLEMEAYGTPPNPMSAYRSIDVPTGEHYEWRGFSVQKYVASAAHMARKNVIGSEAWTWLGLPNRLGDTLSDLKVVTDMTLLGGCNDLTGVDFAYSPKSAGQPGWVPYYGPYMNRNNPQWLAFPGLVEYVNRCQWMLRQGKPKVSVAVYLPVEDVLAHGGMDQMLLDFLVRDHFVTGKATSEFGLQNALKHGSALLQGIFSHGFDYDGIDFFAMNDIARVSGSNLTAGTSSYHTVVLPNLQTMELSALRKVHRFAEAGGLVIAVVQVPIAPAGATSEAERAEFQRLVEEVFGSRPVAWERHPCGKGLGVLLPRDEEVGAFLARAKRPQIVMEPVPETVGFVQRSLPGLDIYFLANVDSQPVSLKVRFPGAGAKPVEFWDPKSGRSWRLLPGASGMFGVSLSARGSAFLVVGAATASEPLPAEPQDEIAWEPEWQISFQGPDAPASFSSRELKPWPDPHFSGVATYQTKLIWNRPSSTVSLAFDEVREAAEVLVNGHHAAYVWSPPYEAEIGKFLRRGSNDIEVKVANLPLNRFLGLPDEDLGPLRAKYGNRFPAPGEKNQVKTPPPAGLIGRVHLRVR, translated from the coding sequence ATGCTTGCCGCCCTCGCTCTCACCGCAATGCTGGCCGCCCAAAACCCGATCCTCGCCGGATTCAAAGACGTCCCGCCCGAGTCGCGAATGCGCATGTACTTCCGGGTCTTCGGCCCGGCTTGGACCAAGCCGGAAATCGACGCTCACCTGGACGACGCCAAACAAGCCGGGCTGGGCGGCCTCGTGGCGTACTTCATGTACCCGGTCGCCATCGACGACGTGGCGCGCGGCATCGTCAACCAACGCTTCGGCAGCCCGGAATTCCTGTCGACTTTTGCCTACGCCGCGGCAGAAGCCCGGAGGCGCCAGCTCCGGTTCGGAGTGAACGGCGGCACGGGCTGGCCATTCGGCGGCCCCTCGGTGACACCTGCCGACGCGGCGAAGAAGCTTATCGAAGTGGTTGTTCCGAACGGCAAGCCTGTACCCACCCTAAAGCCGAACGAGCGACTCATCGCCACTTCCGGCAACCGGCTCTATATCGAGACCCCTACCGGGCAGAACGTGAAGCGAGCCGCCTTTGGAGCGGAGGGCCTGGTTCTGGATCATTTCAACGAAGGCGCGCTCACCCGCTGGTTGGAGGCGAACGTGCGCCCGATCCTGGATCAATCCAAGGGGAACGTGGACGCCCTCGGTTGCGACAGTCTCGAGGTCTACAGCGCGAACTGGGCAAGCGATCTGCCCGCGCAGTTCAAGCGCCGGCGCGGTTACGAGCTGATCCCGAAGCTGCCCCAGGCCTTCTCCGACAAGAGCCCCGAGGGGGATGCCGTGCGCTTCGACTATTGGCGAACGCTGATGGAGCTCACGGCGGAGCGGTTCACCAAACCGCTCGGCGACTGGTCCCGAAAGCACCGCGTCAAGTTGGAAATGGAGGCGTACGGAACGCCACCCAATCCGATGTCGGCCTACCGATCCATCGACGTCCCCACCGGTGAGCACTACGAATGGCGCGGCTTCTCCGTGCAGAAGTACGTCGCCTCCGCCGCCCACATGGCACGAAAAAACGTCATCGGTTCCGAAGCCTGGACCTGGCTCGGCCTCCCCAACCGCCTCGGCGACACCCTTAGCGACCTCAAGGTCGTCACCGACATGACCCTCCTCGGCGGGTGCAACGACCTCACGGGAGTCGATTTCGCCTACTCGCCGAAGTCCGCCGGGCAGCCGGGCTGGGTTCCCTACTACGGTCCTTACATGAACCGGAACAACCCGCAATGGCTTGCCTTTCCCGGGCTGGTGGAGTACGTCAACCGATGTCAATGGATGCTGCGGCAAGGGAAGCCGAAGGTGAGCGTCGCCGTGTACCTGCCGGTCGAGGATGTCCTCGCGCACGGCGGCATGGACCAGATGCTGCTCGACTTCCTGGTCCGCGATCACTTCGTTACCGGAAAGGCGACAAGCGAATTCGGCCTCCAAAACGCCCTGAAGCATGGCTCGGCGCTACTCCAAGGCATCTTCTCCCACGGGTTCGACTACGACGGCATCGACTTCTTCGCGATGAACGACATCGCCAGAGTTTCGGGCTCCAACCTTACCGCCGGAACCTCTTCGTATCACACCGTGGTGCTCCCAAATCTTCAGACGATGGAGCTTTCCGCGCTGCGTAAAGTCCACCGCTTCGCCGAAGCGGGGGGACTGGTGATCGCAGTGGTTCAAGTCCCGATCGCCCCCGCCGGAGCGACATCGGAGGCGGAGCGTGCGGAGTTCCAGCGGTTGGTCGAGGAAGTCTTCGGATCGCGTCCGGTAGCCTGGGAGCGCCACCCCTGTGGCAAGGGGCTCGGCGTACTCCTGCCGCGAGACGAGGAGGTAGGGGCGTTCTTGGCCCGAGCGAAGAGACCCCAGATCGTAATGGAGCCGGTTCCGGAGACCGTCGGCTTCGTCCAGCGATCGCTGCCTGGCCTGGACATCTACTTCTTGGCAAACGTCGACTCCCAACCCGTTTCGCTAAAGGTCAGGTTCCCCGGCGCAGGCGCAAAGCCAGTCGAGTTTTGGGACCCGAAGTCGGGCAGGTCGTGGCGGCTTCTGCCCGGAGCGTCCGGCATGTTCGGCGTCTCGCTGTCGGCCCGAGGATCGGCTTTCTTGGTGGTCGGCGCTGCCACGGCCTCCGAACCTCTCCCAGCCGAACCGCAAGACGAAATCGCCTGGGAGCCCGAGTGGCAGATCTCTTTCCAAGGTCCGGACGCCCCTGCCAGCTTCTCCAGCCGGGAGCTGAAGCCGTGGCCGGATCCCCACTTCTCCGGCGTCGCCACTTACCAGACTAAGCTGATCTGGAACCGCCCCAGTTCAACCGTTTCCCTCGCGTTCGATGAGGTCCGCGAAGCGGCCGAGGTCCTGGTTAATGGCCATCACGCGGCGTATGTGTGGTCGCCTCCCTACGAGGCGGAGATCGGCAAGTTCCTGAGGCGCGGCTCGAACGACATCGAAGTCAAGGTCGCCAACCTACCACTCAACCGGTTCCTCGGCTTGCCCGATGAAGACCTAGGGCCACTCCGGGCCAAATACGGCAACCGCTTCCCCGCTCCGGGCGAAAAGAACCAGGTCAAAACCCCACCCCCTGCCGGTCTTATCGGCCGCGTCCACTTACGGGTTCGGTAG